From Roseateles sp. SL47:
GGCCTGTTCGATGGCGTCCCGACCCAGCGTGGTGTGCGTTTTCATGACCTCGAATTCCTCCGGTGCAAACGGCCCCGGTTTGAGCAGGATGTGGTCGGGGATGCCCACCTTCCCAATGTCATGCAGGGGGGCAGATTTGAAGAGCGTGCTGATGTATTTGTCGGTGAGCAGGCCTTCAAAGCGAGGATGTTGACGCAGCGCTTCGGCCAGAGCCTTGACATAGTGCTGGGTGCGGCGTAGATGTTGGCCGGTCTCGTTGTCCCGCGTTTCGGCCAGGGAGGCCATGGCGTGGATGGTCACGTCCTGGATGGCGGCCAGCTCGGCGGTGCGCCGTGCCACCTCCTGCTCCAGATAGCTGGCTTTGTCCCGCAGGAAATCAGCACTGGCCTTGAGTTGCAGATGCGTCCGCACCCGCGCCAGCACCAGCGGCGGGCTGATCGGCTTGGTGATGTAGTCCACCGCGCCCAGCGCGAAACCGCGGGCTTCATCCTGGGTATCCACCCGCGCCGTCAGGAAGATCACCGGGATGTCGCGGGTGCGCGCCGAGGCCTTGAGCGCCTCGCAGGTTTCGTAGCCGTCCAGCCCCGGCATCATCACATCCAGCAGGATGAGGTCGGGGGGGGTGGGGCCTGCCGCCATGCGCAGCGCCTCGTGGCCACCCGAGGCTGTGACCACGTGATAGTGCATGCTCAGCAGCGCACGCATCAAAGCGAGATTGGTCGGGGTGTCATCCACGACCAGCACCGTGGCCCACGTGGCCGACGCAGCATGTGGCAGCACCGGATCCTCAATCGATGTCATGCGGCTCTCCCTGATTGGTGGTGGCGCGGGCATGGAGGCCGGCACCGCCTGATGGTCCGCTTTCCCATTGGAGGCACGCCCCGATGGTAGCTGCGCGGCTGTCATCATGGCGCGCAGAGGCCCCTGATGGGGGAAGGGTTGCCGTCCTACACCCAAGGGCCATTCGTCCGTTCTACGATCCAGATCATGACAGTGCGCACGAGTCCGGCTTCCGACCTGATCGTCGCCCGGCCGGAAGGTTTGTATTGCCCGGCGGGCGATTTTTATATTGACCCCTGGCGTCCGGTCCCTCGGGCCGTGATCACCCATGCCCACAGTGACCATGCCCGCTGGGGCCATGGCCATTACCTCGCGCATGAGCACAGCGCCCCCCTCCTGCGACGGCGCCTCGGTGAGGATATTCATCTGCAAACTGTGCGGTATGGTGAAGCGATTGACCACCATGGGGTGCGGCTGTCTTTGCACCCCGCGGGTCATGTGCTGGGATCGGCGCAACTGCGTGTGGAGGTGAAGGGCGAGGTGTGGGTGGCGTCAGGGGACTACAAGCTGGAGTCGGACGGCACCTGTGCCCCGTTTGAAGCGGTTCGCTGCCATACCTTCATCAGCGAGTCCACGTTTGGTCTTCCCATCTACCGGTGGCCCTCCCAGCCCGAGCTGTTTCAAGAGATCAATGCCTGGTGGCAGGCCAATGCGGAGCAGGGCCGGGCCTCGGTGTTGTATGCCTACGCCTTGGGCAAGGCCCAGCGCCTGCTGCACGGTGTGGATGCGTCGCTGGGGCCGATCATCTGCCACGGCGCTGTGGAGCCGCTGAACGCGGTGTATCGCGACCTGGGCGTGCCCTTGCCGCCCACGCGCAGGGCCACCGACCCCAGCTTGGACACATCCAGCCTCGGCAGGTCGCTGGTGATCGCGCCGCCCTCGGCCGCGCGATCCACCTGGCTGCGGCGCTTCGGCCCTGATCTGGCGGACGCTTTTGCCAGCGGCTGGATGCAGTTGCGCGGCACCCGTCGGCGCCGGGGCGTGGATCGCGGCTTTGTGGTGTCCGACCATGCCGACTGGCCGGGCCTGCAGACGGCCATTCGGGCGACTGGGGCGGAGCGGGTGTTTGTCACCCACGGCAGTGTGCCCGTGATGGTGCGTTGGTTGTGTGAGCAGGGATTGCAGGCCCAGGCCTTTGCCACGGAGTATGGCCAGGAGGACGACCCGGCGTCGCCTGAGGAAGCGGCTCCGGGCGGTGCCTCCGACGCCAGCCCCCTGTCCCCCGCTGCGCGATCATGAAGGCCTTCGCCGCTCTTTACCGTGCGCTGGACGCCTCCACCGCGAGCCTGGCCAAGCAGGCGGCGCTGCAGGCCTATCTGCGCGAGGCTCCGGCCGCTGATGCCGCCTGGGCCGTCTACTTTCTGGCCGGTGGCAAGCCTCGCCAATCGGTGCCCACGCGGCTGCTGCGTGAGCAGGCCCGCCTGGCGGCAGGGCTGCCGGAATGGCTGTTTGACGAATGTTATGAAACGGTGGGCGACCTGGCGGAAACCTTGTCCTTGTTGCTGCCCCCGCCCACCAGCACCATCGAATGGCCGTTGTCCGTGTGGATGGAGCAGCACCTGCTGCCCTTGCGCGGGCAGCCGCCGGAGACGCTGGCCGCGTCGCTGCACCAACACTGGCAATGGCTGGCGGCGGACCAGCGGCTCGCCTACTTCAAGCTCATCACCGGTG
This genomic window contains:
- a CDS encoding response regulator, giving the protein MTSIEDPVLPHAASATWATVLVVDDTPTNLALMRALLSMHYHVVTASGGHEALRMAAGPTPPDLILLDVMMPGLDGYETCEALKASARTRDIPVIFLTARVDTQDEARGFALGAVDYITKPISPPLVLARVRTHLQLKASADFLRDKASYLEQEVARRTAELAAIQDVTIHAMASLAETRDNETGQHLRRTQHYVKALAEALRQHPRFEGLLTDKYISTLFKSAPLHDIGKVGIPDHILLKPGPFAPEEFEVMKTHTTLGRDAIEQAERQLGTPVEFLHTAKDIAYGHQEKWDGTGYPRGLRGADIPLPARLMAVADVYDALISRRVYKAPMSHDEAARLITQSRGSHFDPDVVDAFTTVQDRFKAIAEQYRDPEPARQ
- a CDS encoding ligase-associated DNA damage response exonuclease; this translates as MTVRTSPASDLIVARPEGLYCPAGDFYIDPWRPVPRAVITHAHSDHARWGHGHYLAHEHSAPLLRRRLGEDIHLQTVRYGEAIDHHGVRLSLHPAGHVLGSAQLRVEVKGEVWVASGDYKLESDGTCAPFEAVRCHTFISESTFGLPIYRWPSQPELFQEINAWWQANAEQGRASVLYAYALGKAQRLLHGVDASLGPIICHGAVEPLNAVYRDLGVPLPPTRRATDPSLDTSSLGRSLVIAPPSAARSTWLRRFGPDLADAFASGWMQLRGTRRRRGVDRGFVVSDHADWPGLQTAIRATGAERVFVTHGSVPVMVRWLCEQGLQAQAFATEYGQEDDPASPEEAAPGGASDASPLSPAARS